The genomic stretch GCGCCGACCGGGGCTCCTCTCCGCGGTCAGGCCGCATGAGGGCGGTGGTCAGCCGGCCCGGGGCCGCGAGCATGTCCGCGGTGGTCGCGCCCTTGGTGCACAGCCGGCCGAAGTTCGCCGGGTGCTCCTTGTCCCCCGACGCCTTCAGGACCGTAAGCCGCCCGTCCGGTCCCCTGCCGATGTCGAGGACCATGCCGCAGCCCACCCCGCAGTACGAGCAGACGGTCCGCACCGTCGTCATGTCCTCGCTCCGCGAGCCCGGCGTGGCCACGGGCGCCTCCCCTCTCTGTGCTCGACCTGCTCCCACCCTTGGTGACCGTACGAACCCCGCATTACGCCGGTGTCTCCACACCTGATCATCAGGGGTTACGCCCACCGCACAGGGTGGGGAGGGAGGGTGTGAGCATGGGGCTTCCGCACAGATGGGGCCGCGACACAGCTCAACGGAGGATGGGTGCCCAGTCCCGCGCTCGTCGGCGGGATGGGCACCCAGTGGTCGGGGCAGCGAGTCAGCGACGCTGGCCGCGGGCGTGGTCGTCGTGGTGGCGGGCTACGCCCTGGTGGTGCACACCGCCCTGCCGCATACCGGCACCATCGCGGCGAACGGGCTTCGCAGTGCCAACGTGCTTCGCAGGACTGACGTGCTTCCCAGGACTGACGTGCTTCCCAGGGCTGACGTGCTTCGCAGGACTGACGGGCTTCGCGGTACGGCGGCCCCAGGAGACGGCGTCGATGATCCGGCCGCGGGCGTCACGCAGGGTCGCGGCGTCGGCGTTGACGTCCCACACGCGCGTGCGGCGGTCCTGGTAGAGGTCGGTCGCGGTGTTCCGGCCGACACCGGTGTGGACGCGGACGGTGGCCCGGCCCGCGAGCCGCACGTGGTGGAAGGTGTAGCTGTGGCCGTCCCGGTCGGACAGCTTCCAGGTGTCCAGGTTCATCGCCCGGCGCGAGCTGTTCGTGATGGCCACCCACTGCTTGTTCAGCGAGCGGTTGGAACGGTCGTCCCGGCCCTGCCACTTGTGCTGCACGCCGCTGATGTACACCACTGAGTGCGGACGGACCGGCGCCCGGTCGGCAGCCATGGCCGAAGGCGCCACGGCACCCACCGCGGCGGCGGCCACGGCAGCCACGGCGGTCAGACGACGGACGGAAGAAGAAACGGACACGAGGTCCCCCTTCTGAGGATGCGCACACCCGGGCCGACGCGACATGTCAGCCACGGGCCGACAAGGGTGCGTTGTGCGAGTCGGCGGCCGGTCGGCCGCACACGCACACCCTGCAACCTTCGTCCGGCTATGTATGGGAAACGCGCATGGCATTACGGATCCAGCAGCAATCCATGACTCTCACGTGCAATGACCATTTATGTCCTGAATGCTGGAGATTGACGATGCGTCGGGTATATGCGCCCGCAAAACACAAGCCCGAGGCCCTCACTCACCGGCCTGCGCCACCCCACCACCCCGGATGCCTTCACCCGAAAGTGAGTAACACACACTTACGCCGACCGGGGTAACCGCGGCAGTGGGTCTCCCGGTGAGGAATCACCGTGTCGGGCGCTTGACGGTGACCGCGCTGTTGACGGTGCCGAAGTCCGCCGCGCCCGCCATCGCGTCGTAGGTGCCCGCACCCAACAACTCGGCGGCCGCGCGCTGGACGGTCCCGTACGCGGTCTGTGCGAGCGCGGTGCCCACGCTGACGCGGCGGACGCCGACCGCTTCGAAGGCCTTCACCGGCGGCGCGCCCGGGCCCGTCATCACGTTGACCGGCAGAGGGCTGCGGCGGACCAGTTCGGCCACCGTGTCCACATCCACGAGCCCGGGCACGAACAGGCTGTCGGCGCCCGCGTCGGCGTAGGCCGCCACCCGGGACAGCACGTTCTCCACGCGGTCCTCCGGAGCGCCGATGCCGAACAGGAACACGTCCGTGCGCGCGTTGATCCACAGGCCCGGCAGCCCCGCCTCCTCGGCCGCGGAACGGGCCGCGCTCAGCCGTACGGACTGAGCGGGCACGTCGTACAGCGGCCCGCCCGGCGCCAGCGAGTCCTCGAGATTGACACCGACCGCGCCGGCCGCGATCACCGCGCGGACGGTGGCCGCGACGTCTTCGGCACCGGGGCCGTAACCCCCCTCGATATCGGCGCTCACCGGTACGTCGACCGCGCCGGCGATACGCCGCACGGCCTCGGCCATCTCCTCCCGGGTCAGGCCATGACCGTCGGACCGGCCTGCCGACCAGGCGACACCGCCGCTGGTCGTCGCGATC from Streptomyces roseochromogenus subsp. oscitans DS 12.976 encodes the following:
- a CDS encoding lamin tail domain-containing protein, which translates into the protein MSVSSSVRRLTAVAAVAAAAVGAVAPSAMAADRAPVRPHSVVYISGVQHKWQGRDDRSNRSLNKQWVAITNSSRRAMNLDTWKLSDRDGHSYTFHHVRLAGRATVRVHTGVGRNTATDLYQDRRTRVWDVNADAATLRDARGRIIDAVSWGRRTAKPVSPAKHVSPGKHVSPGKHVSPAKHVGTAKPVRRDGAGMRQGGVHHQGVARHHDDHARGQRR
- a CDS encoding isocitrate lyase/PEP mutase family protein, which codes for METAQRELADALRALHTPADGRALVLPNAWDAASAALIAQAGARAIATTSGGVAWSAGRSDGHGLTREEMAEAVRRIAGAVDVPVSADIEGGYGPGAEDVAATVRAVIAAGAVGVNLEDSLAPGGPLYDVPAQSVRLSAARSAAEEAGLPGLWINARTDVFLFGIGAPEDRVENVLSRVAAYADAGADSLFVPGLVDVDTVAELVRRSPLPVNVMTGPGAPPVKAFEAVGVRRVSVGTALAQTAYGTVQRAAAELLGAGTYDAMAGAADFGTVNSAVTVKRPTR